From Parvularculales bacterium:
CGGACAGGACAGAATTTATGGATGAGGCGTTAAGAGAACTTGAGGAGCACCTCGTTAATGTTTTAGGGGAACGGATTACGCAACGGGAAATAAGGCATGGCGAATTGACCGCTGTTACTGAGGCATCTCATATTATGAGCGTACTTAAGTTTTTGCGGGACGATGGGATGTGTCGGTTTACGGTTCTGCTGGATATATGTGGTGTGGATTATCCGGGTCGCCAACGACGTTTCGACATTGTCTATCATTTACTCAGCATGACCCGCAATTTAAGGATACGGATTAAATTGCCGGTTGGAGAAGGAACTATGGTTCCCAGTGTGTGTTCACTTTTTCCAACGGCAAACTGGTATGAGAGGGAGGCATTTGATTTGTATGGGGTGTTGTTTTCAAATCACCCTGATTTACGGCGTCTGCTGACGGATTATGGATTTGAGGGACATCCGTTGCGTAAGGATTTTCCCCTCACCGGTTATGTGGAAGTACGCTACGATGATGAACAAAAGCGGGTGGTGTATGGGCCGGTTAAATTAGCACAAGAATATAGAAACTTTGATTTCATGAGTCCCTGGGAAGGTATGGGGGGATCTATTGTCCGGTGATGTGAAGAGCGGTGATGCCTCCCTGTTGTCCGGTCAGGATAAATAGATAGGCCCGATGCAAGATACGGAACAGCGTACGTTCAGCATTAATTTTGGGCCTCAGCATCCTGCGGCTCATGGCGTGTTGCGTCTGGTGATGGAGTTAGACGGCGAGGTTGTTGAGAGAATAGACCCTCATATTGGCCTATTGCACCGCGGTACAGAAAAACTGATTGAACATAAGACGTATCTTCAGGCAGTACCATATTTTGATCGGCTTGATTATGTGGCCCCCATGAATCAAGAGCATGCATTTGCATTGGCTACAGAGCGGTTGTTGGGTATAACGCCACCCCCGCGGGGACAATATATAAGGGTGTTGTATAGCGAGATAGGGCGCTTGTTGAGTCATATACTCAACATTACGACACAGGCGTTGGATGTGGGCTCTTTAACGCCGCCTCTATGGGGGTTTGAAGAGCGGGAAAAACTGATGGTATTTTACGAGCGTGCCAGTGGTTCCCGTATGCATGCAGCGTATGTTCGCCCGGGAGGTGTTCATCAGGATTTGCCGCCGGATTTACTAGAGGATATTTACACCTTTTGTGATCCTTGCGAGCGAACGTTAGATGACATTGAGGAATTGCTGACGGAGAACCGTATTTTCAAACAACGCAATGTGGATATTGGCATTGTCTCAGCGGTTGAAGCCGAAGCATGGGGTTTTTCAGGTGTCATGGTGCGGGGCTCCGGTTTGGCGTGGGATTTACGCCGCTCGCAACCTTATGAGTGCTATAATGAGTTGGATTTTGATGTTCCGGTCGGTAAAAACGGCGACTGTTACGACCGCTATCTTGTGCGTGTGGAGGAATGTCGTCAGTCTCTAGGTATTATAAAGCAATGTATAGAGAAAATGCCGGGAGGGCCAGTTACAACCCAAAACGGTAAAATTGCCCCTCCCTCCCGGTCTGAAATGAAGCAATCTATGGAATCTCTCATACATCACTTCAAATTATATACGGAGGGTTATCATGTACCTGCCGGTGAAGTGTATGCTGCTGTAGAAGCGCCTAAAGGAGAGTTTGGCGTTTATTTGGTATCAGATGGAACCAATAAACCCTACCGGTGTAAAATTCGTGCACCTGGGTTTGCCCATCTGCAGGCTATGGATTTTTTGGGTAAGGGGCATTTACTGGCGGATGTCTCTGCTATATTGGGATCTCTGGACATTGTGTTTGGTGAAGTGGACCGCTAATGGTTGTAAGGCGACTTGACCCTGTACAACCGGCAAGCTTTGAGTTTACGCCGGAAAATAAAGCATGGGCGAAAGAGCAATTAGATAAATATCCCAAGGGACGGGAGAGCAGTGTTGTTGTCCCTTTGTTATGGCGCGCTCAGAAACAACACAGAGGCTGGTTATCGGAACCTGCTATTCGTTATGTGGCTGGTTTTTTGTCTATGTCGTACATCAGGGTTTATGAGGTCGCAACTTTTTATAGCATGTTTAGTTTGTCACCTGTAGGCGAGTATTTTGTACAACTGTGTGGCACGACGCCGTGCTGGTTGCGGGATACGGACACATTAAAAGACGCATGCCGTGAGGTGATAGGTCCGGAAAGGGCCGTCTCGGCAGACGGTAAGTTTAGCTGGTTGGAAGTGGAGTGCTTAGGGGCCTGTGTTAATGGACCGGTGGTACAAATCAACGATGACTATTATGAAGATCTTGACGGCAAAAAACTCACTGACATCTTGGTAGCATTGAGGCAAGGACAGGCTGTAGAGCCCGGGCCGCAAAGTGGACGTCATTCTTCTGAACCGGAACCAGAAGAGGAAAAAGTTTAATGCTATCGCAAGAAAACCGTATTTTTACCAATCTCTACGGGTTTGACGATTGGGGACTTAAAGGAGCGCAAGCACGTGGCGATTGGGATAATACGTCTTACATTGTGGCTATGGGTTCTGAGCAGATTATTGATGCCGTCAAGGCATCCGGCTTGCGCGGGCGGGGCGGGGCAGGGTTCCCAACCGGTCTTAAGTGGTCATTTATGCCTAAGCAGACTGGAGAGCGGCCTCATTATCTGGTGGTGAATGCAGACGAGTCCGAGCCGGGTACCTGCAAAGATCGCGATATCATGCGTCACGAGCCTCACAAACTGATTGAGGGGTGTCTGATTGCGGGCGCTACTATGAATGCTCACACGGGTTACATCTACATACGTGGTGAGTTTGTCCGTGAGCGTGAGATATTAGAGGCCGCCATCGCTCAAGCTTATGAAGCGGGTTTGTTAGGGGTGAATGCAGCAGAATCGGGGTTTCATTTTGACCTTTATGTGCACCACGGAGCCGGGGCTTATATTTGCGGTGAAGAGACAGCCCTTCTGGAAAGTCTGGAGGGCAAAAAAGGAATGCCCCGTATGAAACCGCCATTTCCGGCTAATGTAGGGCTTTATGGGTGTCCGACCACTGTCAATAATGTTGAGAGTATTGCAGTTGTGCCTACTATTTTGCGCCGGGGCAGCGAATGGTTTGCCAGCCTTGGACGTCCCAATAACACGGGCACCAAGATATTTTGTATCTCAGGTCATGTGAATAGGCCTTGCAATGTAGAAGAGGAGATGGGTATTCCCCTTAAATTGCTGATTGAAGAACACGCTGGCGGCGTGCGGGGTGGTTGGGATAATCTGTTGGCGGTTATTCCCGGAGGCTCATCAGTACCTTTATTGCCCAAGAGTATTTGCGACCATGTGTATATGGATTTTGACTCGTTAAGTGACGTTCAATCGGGTCTTGGTACAGCAGCAGTAATTGTGATGGATAAAAGTACGGATATTATTAAGGCGGTTGCCCGCCTAGCTGCCTTCTATAAACATGAAAGTTGTGGTCAGTGTACGCCCTGCCGGGAGGGAACGGGTTGGATGTGGCGGGTTCTTGAGCGCATGGTGCGGGGTAAAGCTTCGGCATCGGAAATTGATTTGCTATTGGATGTCACCTATCAGGTAGAAGGGCATACGATTTGTGCTCTTGGAGATGCGGCTGCATGGCCGGTTCAGGGGTTAATCAGACATTTTCGTCCTGAGATTGAAGAAAGGATTGCAGTCCGTGGCGGGCAGGTTGAATCTAAACCTGCCCGGACGGCGGAATAGAATGGTTGAGGGCTAATGCCAAAACTTACCGTAGATGGCATAGAGGTTGAAGTTGCCGAAGGTGAGACGTTGCTTCACGCTTGTGAAGAGGCGGGCGCTGAGATACCCCGCTTTTGTTATCATGAACGTCTTTCGGTTGCCGGAAATTGCCGCATGTGTCTGGTGGAGGTTGAAAAATCCCCCAAGCCGATTGCCAGTTGCGCCATGCCTGTAGCAGACGGCATGGTGGTTCATACTAAAACGCCAACCGTTATTAAAGCCCGAAAGGGTGTGATGGAGTTTCTCCTGATTAATCACCCCTTAGATTGCCCTATATGCGACCAAGGCGGTGAGTGTGATTTGCAAGATCAAGCCATGGCCTACGGCGTTGATACCAGCCGTTTTGGAGAAAACAAGCGAGCGGTAGAAGATAAATATATGGGACCCTTGGTCAAGACCATTATGACGCGCTGTATTCATTGTACACGATGTGTACGTTTTGTTGCTGAAGTGGGAGGAGTGGATGATTTGGGTGCTATAGGTCGTGGTGAGGATATGGAGATTTCCACGTGGCTGGAGAAATCCATCAACTCAGAGTTATCCGGCAACATTATCGACCTTTGCCCTGTGGGAGCACTTACGGCTAAGCCTTATGCGTTTACGGCACGGCCTTGGGAGCTGCGCAAGACGGAAACCATTGATGTCATGGATGCAGCGGGTTCTAACATACGGATTGATGCCCGTGGCCGTGAGGTGATGCGTATTTTGCCCCGGGTCAATGATGAGGTAAATGAGGAGTGGATTTCTGACAAAACCCGATTTGTATGGGATGGTTTGAAAAACCAGCGTCTTGACCAACCCTATGTGCGGGATGATGGTGTTTTGCGGCCCACCAGTTGGGGAGAGGCTTTTGAGCGGATTGCACATCATGCAGGGCGAGCGAAACCTGATGCCATTGCGGCTTTAGCGGGCGATATGGTATGTGGCGAGTCTGTTAAGGCGTTAAAAGATCTGATGGTCGCTCTGGGTTCACCTCATCGGGATTGCCGTCAGGATGGTGCCAAAATTGGCGGTAACCGTGCCAATTATCTTTTTAATAGCACCATTGCCGGTATAGAAAAGGCAGATGCCTTGCTTTTAGTAGGTAGTAATCCCCGCTATGAAGCCCCTGTTATCAATGCGCGCCTTCGTAAGCGTTGGCGGTCCGGACCCTTTCCCGTGAGCATTATCGGGGGGCCGTTTGATCTAACTTATGAGGCGAGTTTGTTGGGGGCCGGACCGGAAGCATTGGACTATGTAGTTTCCGGCACACATTCTTTTTATGAAGTATTGAAGCGGGCCGAGCGCCCCATGATAATTTTAGGAATGGGTGCTCTGGCAAGAGCCGATGGAGCGGCCGTCTTTAATAAAGCAGTGGCCCTCGCTCATGAAACTGGCGTCATTAGTCAAGACTGGAACGGCTTTAATGTTCTGCATACGGCAGCGGGGCGGGTTACGGGCCTTGATTTAGGATTCTTACCGGGCGAAGGCGGGCGCGATACGCAACAGATTATTGCGGCTGCACAAGAGGGTGCTCTTGATCTGGTTTATCTGCTAGGCGTTGATGAAATTGACATGGAGGATTTTGACAAGACGTTTGTGATTTATCAAGGCAGTCATGGTGACAGAGGCGCCCATGGGGCAGATGTTATACTGCCAGGGGTTGCCTATACGGAAAAAGATGCCATCTGGGTAAACACTGAGGGCCGCGTTCAATATGGTAAACGTGCTGTTTCTCCCCCGGGAGAGGCGCGCGAAGACTGGCGTATCCTCCGTACCTTATCTGAGGTTCTGGGGCATAAATTGCCTTATGACACACAGGCATCACTACGAGATTCTATAATTGAGGATGCCCCTCATTTTGCTTTTGACGGGATTATTACAACACCGGAGCATCCCGTTCAGCCGATTCCTGACACAATCACCGCGTCAGGGTTAGAGCCTTTTGTGTCCCCCATAGTGGATTTTTATTTTACTAACCCTATAGCGCGGGCCAGTGTAACGATGTCTGAATGTAGCAGGGTTGCTCTAGAAGTGCTGCAGGACGAACAGCGCAAGACGGCGCTTTAATCTATGATTGAATTCTGGACAGAATATGGCTTGCCATTAGTTTGGACGATTATTCACAGTCTGGCTGTGGTTGTTGTCTTGTTAGTGTCGTTAGCCTTTGTTATGTATGCTGACCGTAAAATATGGGCGGCGGTTCAGATGCGGCGTGGGCCTAATGTTGTAGGGCCATGGGGGTTGCTGCAATCTTTTGCTGATCTTCTCAAATATGTCTTTAAGGAAGTCGTTATTCCGTCCAGAGCCAACAGAGGGGTCTTTTTGTTGGCCCCTTTTGTTACGTTCTTTCTGGCCATAAGCGCCTGGGCAGTTATCCCCGCTAATGACGGATGGGCTGTGGCCGATATCAATGTAGGCGTACTTTATATATTCGCTATTTCATCCCTATCCGTTTACGGCATTATTATGGGGGGTTGGGCATCCAATTCAAAGTATCCCTTTTTGGGAGCTTTGCGGTCGGCAGCGCAGATGGTGTCTTATGAAGTATCAATCGGCTTTGTTATTATCACTGTGTTGTTATGTGCAGGGTCATTAAACTTATCCGAAATTGTGCTGGCACAAAAAAACGTCTGGTTTTTTATTCCTCTCTTTCCAATGTTCATTGTGTTTTTTATTTCGGCTCTGGCAGAGACCAACCGTCCACCTTTTGACTTGCCTGAAGCCGAATCAGAACTTGTCGCAGGCTTTATGGTTGAATACTCCTCAACGCCATTTCTACTATTTATGATCGGAGAACTCGCTAACGTCATTTTAATGTGCGCCCTGGGAACTATTTTGTTTCTGGGGGGTTGGTTGCCACCCGTAGATATAGCTCCCTTTAATTGGTTATCCGGGGTGGGGTGGTTCTTTTTAAAGGTCATCTTTCTGTTTTTTATGATATCTATGGTAAAGGCCATCGTGCCCCGATATCGTTATGACCAGCTGATGCGTTTGGGGTGGAAGGTATTTTTACCCTTAACGTTATTTTATGTCATCGCTACGGCAGGTGTATTA
This genomic window contains:
- a CDS encoding NADH-quinone oxidoreductase subunit C is translated as MDEALRELEEHLVNVLGERITQREIRHGELTAVTEASHIMSVLKFLRDDGMCRFTVLLDICGVDYPGRQRRFDIVYHLLSMTRNLRIRIKLPVGEGTMVPSVCSLFPTANWYEREAFDLYGVLFSNHPDLRRLLTDYGFEGHPLRKDFPLTGYVEVRYDDEQKRVVYGPVKLAQEYRNFDFMSPWEGMGGSIVR
- a CDS encoding NADH-quinone oxidoreductase subunit D, producing the protein MQDTEQRTFSINFGPQHPAAHGVLRLVMELDGEVVERIDPHIGLLHRGTEKLIEHKTYLQAVPYFDRLDYVAPMNQEHAFALATERLLGITPPPRGQYIRVLYSEIGRLLSHILNITTQALDVGSLTPPLWGFEEREKLMVFYERASGSRMHAAYVRPGGVHQDLPPDLLEDIYTFCDPCERTLDDIEELLTENRIFKQRNVDIGIVSAVEAEAWGFSGVMVRGSGLAWDLRRSQPYECYNELDFDVPVGKNGDCYDRYLVRVEECRQSLGIIKQCIEKMPGGPVTTQNGKIAPPSRSEMKQSMESLIHHFKLYTEGYHVPAGEVYAAVEAPKGEFGVYLVSDGTNKPYRCKIRAPGFAHLQAMDFLGKGHLLADVSAILGSLDIVFGEVDR
- the nuoE gene encoding NADH-quinone oxidoreductase subunit NuoE, yielding MVVRRLDPVQPASFEFTPENKAWAKEQLDKYPKGRESSVVVPLLWRAQKQHRGWLSEPAIRYVAGFLSMSYIRVYEVATFYSMFSLSPVGEYFVQLCGTTPCWLRDTDTLKDACREVIGPERAVSADGKFSWLEVECLGACVNGPVVQINDDYYEDLDGKKLTDILVALRQGQAVEPGPQSGRHSSEPEPEEEKV
- the nuoF gene encoding NADH-quinone oxidoreductase subunit NuoF produces the protein MLSQENRIFTNLYGFDDWGLKGAQARGDWDNTSYIVAMGSEQIIDAVKASGLRGRGGAGFPTGLKWSFMPKQTGERPHYLVVNADESEPGTCKDRDIMRHEPHKLIEGCLIAGATMNAHTGYIYIRGEFVREREILEAAIAQAYEAGLLGVNAAESGFHFDLYVHHGAGAYICGEETALLESLEGKKGMPRMKPPFPANVGLYGCPTTVNNVESIAVVPTILRRGSEWFASLGRPNNTGTKIFCISGHVNRPCNVEEEMGIPLKLLIEEHAGGVRGGWDNLLAVIPGGSSVPLLPKSICDHVYMDFDSLSDVQSGLGTAAVIVMDKSTDIIKAVARLAAFYKHESCGQCTPCREGTGWMWRVLERMVRGKASASEIDLLLDVTYQVEGHTICALGDAAAWPVQGLIRHFRPEIEERIAVRGGQVESKPARTAE
- the nuoG gene encoding NADH-quinone oxidoreductase subunit NuoG gives rise to the protein MPKLTVDGIEVEVAEGETLLHACEEAGAEIPRFCYHERLSVAGNCRMCLVEVEKSPKPIASCAMPVADGMVVHTKTPTVIKARKGVMEFLLINHPLDCPICDQGGECDLQDQAMAYGVDTSRFGENKRAVEDKYMGPLVKTIMTRCIHCTRCVRFVAEVGGVDDLGAIGRGEDMEISTWLEKSINSELSGNIIDLCPVGALTAKPYAFTARPWELRKTETIDVMDAAGSNIRIDARGREVMRILPRVNDEVNEEWISDKTRFVWDGLKNQRLDQPYVRDDGVLRPTSWGEAFERIAHHAGRAKPDAIAALAGDMVCGESVKALKDLMVALGSPHRDCRQDGAKIGGNRANYLFNSTIAGIEKADALLLVGSNPRYEAPVINARLRKRWRSGPFPVSIIGGPFDLTYEASLLGAGPEALDYVVSGTHSFYEVLKRAERPMIILGMGALARADGAAVFNKAVALAHETGVISQDWNGFNVLHTAAGRVTGLDLGFLPGEGGRDTQQIIAAAQEGALDLVYLLGVDEIDMEDFDKTFVIYQGSHGDRGAHGADVILPGVAYTEKDAIWVNTEGRVQYGKRAVSPPGEAREDWRILRTLSEVLGHKLPYDTQASLRDSIIEDAPHFAFDGIITTPEHPVQPIPDTITASGLEPFVSPIVDFYFTNPIARASVTMSECSRVALEVLQDEQRKTAL
- the nuoH gene encoding NADH-quinone oxidoreductase subunit NuoH, with translation MIEFWTEYGLPLVWTIIHSLAVVVVLLVSLAFVMYADRKIWAAVQMRRGPNVVGPWGLLQSFADLLKYVFKEVVIPSRANRGVFLLAPFVTFFLAISAWAVIPANDGWAVADINVGVLYIFAISSLSVYGIIMGGWASNSKYPFLGALRSAAQMVSYEVSIGFVIITVLLCAGSLNLSEIVLAQKNVWFFIPLFPMFIVFFISALAETNRPPFDLPEAESELVAGFMVEYSSTPFLLFMIGELANVILMCALGTILFLGGWLPPVDIAPFNWLSGVGWFFLKVIFLFFMISMVKAIVPRYRYDQLMRLGWKVFLPLTLFYVIATAGVLVFFDILPA